A single window of Streptomyces griseoviridis DNA harbors:
- a CDS encoding GOLPH3/VPS74 family protein: MSDGSLSLPARLYLLAWDVRRSEVTDGPLVRAGALVELSRRGLLVDDDGIATPADLDTETGDAVLDGLLELVRESRPHRWRSWVTPHARVTLDAVREQLTADGFVSAERKRVLGVFPSVTYTLARRSAVTALSEEAAELLTGPVPVAEVSDRDAALVALAMAGQLLPAGEHARGEALTARAGAAVPGLRSVLAELRPAIGASAT; the protein is encoded by the coding sequence TCTGCTGGCCTGGGACGTCAGGAGGTCCGAGGTGACCGACGGCCCCCTGGTGCGGGCCGGCGCCCTCGTCGAGCTGTCCCGGCGCGGTCTGCTCGTCGACGACGACGGCATCGCCACCCCCGCCGACCTGGACACCGAGACCGGGGACGCGGTCCTCGACGGTCTCCTCGAACTGGTGCGCGAGTCACGTCCGCACCGCTGGCGGAGCTGGGTGACCCCGCACGCGCGCGTGACGCTCGACGCGGTGCGCGAGCAGCTCACCGCCGACGGCTTCGTCTCGGCGGAGCGCAAGCGGGTCCTCGGGGTCTTCCCCTCGGTCACGTACACGCTCGCGCGCCGGTCCGCGGTCACGGCGCTGAGCGAGGAGGCGGCCGAGCTGCTCACCGGGCCCGTGCCGGTGGCCGAGGTGTCCGACCGGGACGCCGCGCTGGTCGCCCTCGCGATGGCCGGGCAGTTGCTGCCCGCGGGCGAGCACGCGCGCGGGGAGGCGCTCACCGCGCGCGCCGGAGCGGCGGTGCCCGGCCTGCGGAGCGTCCTCGCCGAGCTGCGGCCGGCCATCGGGGCGTCGGCGACCTGA
- a CDS encoding SsgA family sporulation/cell division regulator produces MSTVIDQPVEARLVAAAPRMPSIPATLHYDLSDPFAVRMTFPAPATLEGVDVCWTFARELLAAGLRGAEGDGDVRVRPYGWDRTVLEFRAPEGTAVVHVRSEEVRRFLAATAELVPTGFEHLHLDLDHDLAELMRDAC; encoded by the coding sequence TTGTCCACTGTCATCGACCAGCCCGTGGAGGCCCGCCTCGTCGCGGCCGCGCCCCGCATGCCGAGCATCCCGGCCACCCTGCACTACGACCTGAGCGACCCGTTCGCCGTCCGGATGACCTTCCCCGCGCCGGCCACCCTTGAGGGCGTCGACGTCTGCTGGACGTTCGCGCGCGAGCTGCTCGCCGCCGGGCTGCGCGGTGCCGAGGGGGACGGCGACGTCCGGGTGCGGCCCTACGGCTGGGACCGCACCGTCCTGGAGTTCCGGGCGCCCGAGGGCACCGCCGTGGTGCACGTCCGCTCGGAGGAGGTCCGCCGGTTCCTGGCGGCCACCGCCGAACTGGTGCCCACCGGGTTCGAGCACCTCCACCTCGACCTCGACCATGACTTGGCGGAACTGATGCGGGACGCCTGCTAG
- a CDS encoding endonuclease V, protein MENVTTVTVRTPAGWPTTEDEARAVQDELRARVRAGASGPPPGTGVVTGVDVAYDDERDLVAAAAVVLDAATLDVVAEATAVGGVAFPYVPGLLAFREIPAVRAALDALPCPPGLVVCDGYGLAHPRRFGLASHLGVLTGLATIGVAKNPFVFTYDDPGAPRGSASPLLAGTEEVGRALRTQDGVKPVFVSVGHRTDLDDACAQVLALTPRHRLPETTRRADGLCRRALQDAITRH, encoded by the coding sequence ATGGAGAACGTGACGACCGTGACCGTACGGACCCCCGCCGGCTGGCCCACCACCGAGGACGAGGCCCGCGCCGTCCAGGACGAGCTGCGCGCCCGCGTGCGGGCGGGCGCGAGCGGCCCGCCGCCCGGCACCGGCGTGGTGACCGGCGTCGACGTCGCGTACGACGACGAGCGGGACCTTGTCGCCGCGGCGGCCGTCGTCCTCGACGCGGCCACCCTGGACGTCGTCGCCGAGGCCACGGCCGTCGGAGGGGTGGCGTTCCCGTACGTCCCCGGCCTGCTCGCCTTCCGCGAGATCCCCGCCGTACGGGCCGCCCTCGACGCCCTGCCGTGCCCGCCGGGGCTGGTGGTCTGCGACGGCTACGGACTCGCCCACCCGCGCCGCTTCGGCCTCGCCAGCCACCTCGGCGTCCTCACCGGGCTCGCCACCATCGGCGTCGCCAAGAACCCGTTCGTCTTCACCTACGACGATCCCGGCGCCCCGCGCGGCAGCGCGTCACCGCTCCTCGCGGGGACCGAGGAGGTCGGCCGCGCGCTGCGCACCCAGGACGGTGTCAAGCCGGTCTTCGTCTCCGTCGGCCACCGCACCGACCTCGACGACGCCTGCGCCCAGGTGCTGGCCCTGACCCCGCGCCACCGCCTCCCGGAGACCACCCGCAGGGCCGACGGTCTCTGCCGCAGGGCCCTTCAGGACGCGATCACCCGCCACTGA
- a CDS encoding plasmid stabilization protein, which yields MPRGASPKRERQYEHIKESARERGESAGRAEEIAARTVNKERARAGESRTASRTSTADISSGRRGGLRSHRGAGGPTYDQLYQEARQRGVRGRSDMNKSQLERALRQK from the coding sequence ATGCCACGCGGAGCGAGCCCCAAGCGGGAACGTCAGTACGAGCACATCAAGGAGAGCGCCCGGGAACGGGGCGAGAGCGCCGGGCGGGCCGAGGAGATCGCCGCGCGCACGGTCAACAAGGAACGCGCCAGGGCCGGTGAGTCGCGGACCGCGAGCCGGACCTCGACCGCGGACATCTCGTCCGGGCGGCGCGGCGGCCTGCGCTCGCACCGGGGCGCGGGCGGACCTACCTACGACCAGCTCTACCAGGAGGCCAGGCAGCGTGGTGTCCGCGGCCGTTCGGACATGAACAAGAGCCAACTGGAGCGCGCGCTGCGCCAGAAGTGA
- the mmpA gene encoding morphogenic membrane protein MmpA, whose amino-acid sequence MTTHRAPESLAAPTRPVTAALLLSVLAGAGWIAGMIYTMADWTL is encoded by the coding sequence ATGACGACGCACCGCGCCCCCGAGTCCCTCGCCGCCCCGACCCGCCCCGTGACGGCCGCGCTGCTCCTGTCCGTGCTGGCGGGCGCCGGCTGGATCGCCGGAATGATCTACACGATGGCCGACTGGACCCTCTGA
- a CDS encoding 3-hydroxyacyl-CoA dehydrogenase NAD-binding domain-containing protein, with the protein MSTEPTTIRWERDDTGVVTLVLDDPDQSANTMNAAFRASLAAVTDRLEAERDSLRGVVLTSAKKTFFAGGDLRDLIRVTPETAQELYDGGLAIKRDLRRIETLGVPVVAAINGAALGGGYEIALACHHRVALDTPGTKIGCPEVTLGLLPGGGGVVRTVRLLGIADALLKVLLQGTQYNAPRALDNGLIHEVAATPDELLAKARAFIDAHPESRQPWDTPGYRIPGGTPAHPKFAANLPAFPANLRKQTAGAPYPAPRGILAAAVEGAQVDFETAQLIEARYFVELAAGQTSKNMIQAFFFDLQAVNSGANRPQGIPSRPVRRAAVLGAGMMGAGIAYACARAGIDVVLKDVTAEAAQRGKGYSEKLCAKAVSRGRTTREKADALLARITPTADPADLAGCDAVIEAVFEDTALKHKVFQEIQHLVAPDALLCSNTSTLPITALAEGVERQDDFIGLHFFSPVDKMPLVEIIKGERTGDEALARAFDLVRQIRKTPIVVNDSRGFFTSRVIGHFIDEGVAMVGEGIEPASVEQAAAQAGYPAKVLSLMDELTLTLPRKIRAESRRAVEEAGGTWAVHPAEAVVDRMVDEFGRPGRSGGAGFYTYDDDGRRTGLWPGLREHFTRPGYRIPFRDMQERMLFAEALDTVRLIEEGVLTSVADANIGSIFGIGFPGWTGGVLQYINGYQGGLPGFVARARELADRYGERFTPPPLLVAKAENGETFTDA; encoded by the coding sequence ATGAGCACTGAGCCCACCACCATCCGCTGGGAGCGGGACGACACCGGCGTCGTCACCCTCGTCCTCGACGACCCCGACCAGTCCGCCAACACCATGAACGCGGCCTTCCGGGCCTCCCTCGCGGCCGTCACCGACCGCCTGGAGGCCGAGCGGGACTCGCTCAGGGGCGTCGTCCTCACCTCGGCCAAGAAGACCTTCTTCGCCGGCGGCGACCTGCGCGACCTCATCCGCGTCACCCCCGAGACCGCCCAGGAGCTGTACGACGGCGGACTCGCCATCAAGCGCGACCTGCGCCGCATCGAGACCCTCGGCGTGCCGGTCGTCGCCGCCATCAACGGCGCGGCCCTCGGCGGCGGTTACGAGATCGCCCTCGCCTGCCACCACCGGGTCGCCCTGGACACCCCCGGCACCAAGATCGGCTGCCCCGAGGTCACCCTCGGCCTGCTGCCGGGAGGCGGCGGTGTCGTCCGCACGGTACGGCTGCTCGGCATCGCCGACGCGCTCCTGAAGGTCCTCCTCCAGGGCACCCAGTACAACGCGCCGCGCGCCCTCGACAACGGCCTGATCCACGAGGTGGCCGCCACCCCCGACGAACTCCTCGCCAAGGCGCGGGCGTTCATCGACGCCCACCCCGAGTCGCGCCAGCCCTGGGACACGCCCGGCTACCGCATCCCGGGCGGCACCCCCGCCCACCCGAAGTTCGCCGCCAACCTGCCCGCCTTCCCGGCGAACCTGCGCAAGCAGACCGCGGGCGCCCCCTACCCGGCGCCGCGCGGCATCCTGGCCGCCGCCGTCGAGGGCGCCCAGGTCGACTTCGAGACCGCGCAGCTCATCGAGGCCCGCTACTTCGTCGAACTGGCCGCGGGCCAGACCTCGAAGAACATGATCCAGGCGTTCTTCTTCGACCTCCAGGCCGTCAACTCCGGCGCCAACCGCCCCCAGGGCATCCCCTCACGCCCGGTCCGCAGGGCCGCCGTGCTCGGCGCCGGGATGATGGGCGCGGGCATCGCCTACGCGTGCGCCCGCGCGGGCATCGACGTCGTCCTCAAGGACGTCACGGCCGAGGCCGCGCAGCGGGGCAAGGGCTACTCCGAGAAGCTGTGCGCCAAGGCCGTCTCCCGGGGCCGCACCACCCGGGAGAAGGCGGACGCGCTGCTCGCCCGGATCACGCCCACCGCCGACCCGGCCGACCTCGCGGGCTGCGACGCGGTCATCGAGGCCGTCTTCGAGGACACCGCGCTCAAGCACAAGGTGTTCCAGGAGATCCAGCACCTCGTCGCCCCCGACGCGCTGCTGTGCTCCAACACCTCCACCCTCCCCATCACTGCCCTCGCCGAAGGCGTCGAACGCCAGGACGACTTCATCGGCCTGCACTTCTTCTCGCCCGTCGACAAGATGCCGCTCGTCGAGATCATCAAGGGCGAGCGCACCGGCGACGAGGCGCTCGCCCGCGCCTTCGACCTGGTGCGGCAGATCAGGAAGACGCCGATCGTCGTCAACGACTCGCGCGGCTTCTTCACCTCCCGGGTGATCGGCCACTTCATCGACGAGGGCGTCGCCATGGTCGGCGAGGGCATCGAGCCCGCGTCGGTCGAACAGGCCGCGGCCCAGGCCGGCTACCCGGCCAAGGTGCTCTCCCTGATGGACGAGCTGACCCTCACCCTCCCGCGCAAGATCCGGGCCGAGTCCCGGCGGGCCGTCGAGGAGGCCGGCGGCACCTGGGCCGTCCACCCCGCCGAGGCCGTCGTCGACCGCATGGTCGACGAGTTCGGCCGCCCCGGCCGCAGCGGGGGAGCGGGCTTCTACACGTACGACGACGACGGCAGGCGGACCGGGCTCTGGCCCGGCCTGCGCGAGCACTTCACCCGGCCCGGGTACCGCATCCCCTTCCGCGACATGCAGGAGCGCATGCTGTTCGCGGAGGCCCTCGACACCGTCAGGCTCATCGAGGAGGGCGTCCTCACCTCCGTCGCCGACGCCAACATCGGCTCGATCTTCGGCATCGGCTTCCCCGGCTGGACCGGCGGCGTCCTCCAGTACATCAACGGCTACCAGGGCGGCCTGCCCGGCTTCGTGGCCCGCGCCCGCGAACTCGCCGACCGCTACGGCGAGCGCTTCACCCCGCCGCCGCTGCTGGTGGCGAAGGCGGAGAACGGCGAGACCTTCACGGACGCCTGA
- a CDS encoding saccharopine dehydrogenase family protein, translating into MSRLNTIDRPYDLVLFGATGFVGTLTAEYLAAHAPDGLRWALAGRDELRLHALRERLPGGTRPGVLRADGASTASMRELAGHARVVATTVGPYVRHGEELVAACADLGTDYLDLCGEPEFVDLAYVRHDARARETGARLVHAAGFDSVPHDLGAYFTVRQLPEGVPLTVDGFVSADASFSGGTLASALSQFARVGAMRAAERDRRRHEPRLVGRRATAPAGAPRFAPEVGAWALPLPTIDPQIVRRSARTLERYGPDFRYRHYAAVRHLPVAAGGVAALGGVVAAAQLPPARRWLSDRLRPGAGPSAEKRARSWFSVRFVGEGGGRRVYTEVSGGDPGYGETAKMFAEGALSLAFDDLPETAGQVTTAVAMGDALTERLCAAGITFRVAAVR; encoded by the coding sequence ATGAGCAGGCTGAACACAATCGATCGTCCGTACGACCTCGTACTCTTCGGGGCCACCGGCTTCGTCGGCACGCTCACCGCGGAGTACCTGGCCGCGCACGCGCCCGACGGGCTGCGGTGGGCCCTCGCCGGGCGCGACGAGCTGCGACTGCACGCGCTGCGCGAGCGGCTGCCGGGCGGGACGCGTCCCGGGGTGCTGCGGGCCGACGGGGCGAGCACCGCGTCGATGCGGGAACTCGCCGGGCACGCGCGCGTGGTGGCCACCACGGTGGGCCCCTATGTGCGCCACGGCGAGGAGCTGGTCGCCGCCTGCGCCGACCTCGGCACCGACTACCTCGACCTCTGCGGCGAGCCCGAGTTCGTGGACCTGGCGTACGTCCGGCACGACGCACGCGCGCGGGAGACCGGCGCCCGGCTGGTGCACGCCGCCGGCTTCGACTCGGTGCCGCACGACCTGGGCGCGTACTTCACGGTGCGGCAGCTGCCGGAGGGGGTGCCGCTGACGGTCGACGGGTTCGTCTCGGCGGACGCGTCCTTCTCGGGCGGCACCCTCGCGTCCGCGCTCTCCCAGTTCGCGCGCGTAGGGGCGATGCGGGCCGCCGAGCGGGACCGCCGTCGGCACGAACCGCGGCTGGTGGGCCGCCGGGCGACGGCGCCCGCGGGCGCACCCCGGTTCGCCCCCGAGGTCGGCGCCTGGGCGCTGCCGCTGCCGACCATCGACCCGCAGATCGTGCGCAGGTCGGCGCGGACCCTGGAGCGGTACGGGCCCGACTTCCGCTACCGCCACTACGCGGCCGTACGGCACCTGCCGGTCGCGGCGGGCGGGGTCGCGGCGCTCGGCGGGGTCGTCGCGGCGGCCCAACTGCCGCCCGCCAGGCGCTGGCTGAGCGACCGGCTCAGGCCCGGCGCGGGACCGAGCGCCGAGAAGCGCGCCCGCAGCTGGTTCTCGGTCCGCTTCGTGGGCGAGGGCGGCGGCAGGCGGGTGTACACGGAGGTCTCCGGCGGCGACCCGGGCTACGGCGAGACGGCCAAGATGTTCGCCGAGGGCGCCCTGTCCCTGGCCTTCGACGACCTCCCTGAGACGGCGGGCCAGGTCACCACGGCGGTCGCGATGGGCGACGCGCTGACCGAACGGCTGTGCGCGGCGGGCATCACGTTCCGGGTGGCGGCGGTCCGCTGA
- a CDS encoding acyl-CoA dehydrogenase family protein codes for MKRRVFTHEHEAFRATVRSFLAKEVLPHYEQWEKDGITSREAWRAAGRQGLLGLAVPEEYGGGGVPDFRYSAVLAEEFTRAGAPGLALGLHNDIIGPYLTGLATEEQKRRWLPGFCDGTLITAIAMTEPGAGSDLQGIRTRAEDRGDHWLLNGAKTFISNGILADLVIVVARTTPEGGAHGLSLLVVERGADGFERGRNLDKIGQKAQDTAELFFTDVRVPKENLLGERDGAFLHLMTNLAQERMGIAVAGIAAAEHLLEITTGYVKEREAFGRPLAKHQHIRFEIAEMATECAVTRAFLDRCIEDHADGTLDAVHASMAKWWATELQKRVADRCLQLHGGYGYMAEYPVARAFTDGRIQTIYGGTTEIMKEIIGRSLLG; via the coding sequence ATGAAACGGCGCGTCTTCACCCACGAGCACGAGGCGTTCCGGGCCACCGTGCGCAGCTTCCTCGCCAAGGAGGTGCTGCCTCACTACGAACAGTGGGAGAAGGACGGCATCACCTCACGCGAGGCCTGGCGCGCGGCCGGCCGGCAGGGCCTGCTCGGACTCGCCGTCCCCGAGGAGTACGGCGGCGGCGGCGTCCCCGACTTCCGCTACAGCGCCGTCCTCGCCGAGGAGTTCACGCGCGCGGGGGCGCCAGGGCTCGCCCTGGGGCTGCACAACGACATCATCGGCCCGTACCTGACCGGCCTGGCCACCGAGGAGCAGAAGCGGCGGTGGCTGCCCGGCTTCTGCGACGGCACGCTCATCACCGCCATCGCCATGACCGAACCGGGCGCCGGATCGGACCTCCAGGGCATCCGCACCCGCGCCGAGGACCGCGGCGACCACTGGCTGCTCAACGGCGCCAAGACGTTCATCTCCAACGGCATCCTCGCCGACCTGGTGATCGTGGTCGCGCGGACGACACCGGAGGGCGGCGCGCACGGGCTGTCGCTGCTCGTCGTCGAACGCGGCGCGGACGGCTTCGAACGGGGCCGCAACCTCGACAAGATCGGCCAGAAGGCGCAGGACACGGCCGAACTGTTCTTCACCGACGTACGCGTGCCCAAGGAGAACCTCCTCGGCGAACGCGACGGCGCCTTCCTGCACCTGATGACCAACCTCGCCCAGGAGCGCATGGGCATCGCCGTCGCCGGGATCGCCGCCGCCGAACACCTCCTGGAGATCACCACCGGGTACGTCAAGGAGCGCGAGGCGTTCGGCAGGCCGCTCGCGAAACACCAGCACATACGGTTCGAGATCGCCGAGATGGCCACCGAGTGCGCCGTCACGCGCGCGTTCCTCGACCGCTGCATCGAGGACCACGCGGACGGCACCCTCGACGCCGTCCACGCCTCCATGGCCAAGTGGTGGGCGACCGAGCTGCAGAAGCGGGTCGCCGACCGGTGCCTGCAACTGCACGGCGGCTACGGCTACATGGCCGAGTACCCCGTCGCCCGCGCCTTCACCGACGGCCGCATCCAGACCATCTACGGCGGGACCACCGAGATCATGAAGGAGATCATCGGCCGTTCCCTGCTCGGCTGA
- a CDS encoding acetyl-CoA C-acetyltransferase, with the protein MSTEAYVYDAIRTPRGRGKANGALHGTKPIDLVVGLIHELRDRHRDLDPATIDDIVLGVVGPVGDQGSDIARIAALAAGLPDTVAGVQENRFCASGLEAVNMAAAKVRSGFEDLVLAGGVESMSRVPMASDGGAWFNDPMTNLAVDFVPQGIGADLIATVEGFSRRDVDAYAELSQERAATAWKEGRFARSVVPVKDRAGLVVLDRDEHLRPGTTADSLARLKPSFADIGDLGGFDAVALQKYHWIEKIDHVHHAGNSSGIVDGAALVAIGNREAGERGGLVPRARIVAAAVSGSEPTIMLTGPAPATRKALAKAGLTIDDIDLVEINEAFAAVVLRFVKDMGLSLDKVNVNGGAIALGHPLGATGAMILGTLVDELERQDKRYGLATLCVGGGMGIATIVERI; encoded by the coding sequence GTGAGCACCGAAGCGTACGTGTACGACGCGATCCGCACCCCGCGCGGACGCGGCAAGGCGAACGGCGCCCTGCACGGCACCAAGCCCATCGACCTGGTCGTCGGACTCATCCACGAACTCCGCGACCGGCACCGGGACCTCGACCCGGCCACCATCGACGACATCGTCCTCGGCGTCGTCGGACCGGTCGGTGACCAGGGCTCCGACATCGCCCGGATCGCCGCCCTCGCCGCCGGACTGCCCGACACGGTCGCGGGCGTGCAGGAGAACCGCTTCTGTGCCTCGGGCCTCGAAGCGGTGAACATGGCCGCGGCCAAGGTGCGTTCGGGCTTCGAGGACCTGGTGCTCGCGGGCGGCGTCGAGTCCATGTCCCGGGTCCCGATGGCCTCGGACGGCGGCGCCTGGTTCAACGACCCGATGACCAACCTGGCCGTTGACTTCGTGCCGCAGGGCATCGGCGCCGACCTGATCGCCACCGTCGAGGGCTTCTCCCGCCGGGACGTCGACGCCTACGCGGAACTGTCCCAGGAGCGGGCCGCCACCGCCTGGAAGGAAGGCCGCTTCGCCCGCTCCGTCGTCCCCGTCAAGGACCGCGCCGGGCTGGTCGTCCTCGACCGCGACGAGCACCTGCGCCCCGGCACCACCGCCGACTCCCTCGCCCGGCTCAAGCCGTCCTTCGCGGACATCGGCGACCTCGGCGGCTTCGACGCCGTCGCGCTGCAGAAGTACCACTGGATCGAGAAGATCGACCACGTCCACCACGCGGGCAACTCCTCCGGCATCGTCGACGGCGCCGCGCTCGTCGCGATCGGCAACCGCGAGGCGGGCGAGCGCGGCGGCCTCGTCCCGCGCGCGCGGATCGTCGCCGCCGCCGTCTCGGGATCCGAGCCCACCATCATGCTCACCGGCCCCGCGCCCGCCACCCGCAAGGCGCTCGCGAAGGCCGGACTGACCATCGACGACATCGACCTCGTCGAGATCAACGAGGCGTTCGCGGCCGTCGTGCTGCGCTTCGTGAAGGACATGGGCCTCTCCCTGGACAAGGTCAACGTCAACGGCGGCGCGATCGCCCTCGGCCACCCGCTCGGCGCCACCGGAGCCATGATCCTCGGCACCCTCGTCGACGAACTGGAGCGCCAGGACAAGCGGTACGGCCTCGCCACGCTCTGCGTCGGCGGCGGCATGGGCATCGCGACCATCGTCGAACGCATCTGA
- a CDS encoding CaiB/BaiF CoA transferase family protein, which produces MTTATTPGQGPLTGVRVIELAGIGPGPFAAMLLADLGADVVRVDRPGGPGLGIDPGHDVTNRNKRSVVVDLKAPDGPARVLALAARADILVEGYRPGVAERLGVGPEACHARNPRLVYGRMTGWGQDGPLAPRAGHDIAYIAVTGALGLIGRPGEPPPAPANLLGDYAGGSLYLVVGVLAALHHARVSGTGQVVDAAVVDGTAHLASMIHGMAAAGAWQDRRGANLLDGGCPYYGTYETADGAHMAVGALEPRFYDEFVTLLGLPEHAGARTDPTRWDALREAVAARFRTRTRDEWTALFDGTDACVAPVLSLREAPHHPHLAARGTFTDHGGLLQPAPAPRFSATPTAVRTGPALPGAGTADVARDWDVPELTEGQE; this is translated from the coding sequence ATGACGACGGCAACGACGCCGGGGCAGGGCCCGCTCACCGGCGTGCGCGTGATCGAGCTGGCCGGCATCGGGCCCGGCCCGTTCGCCGCCATGCTCCTGGCCGACCTGGGCGCCGACGTCGTCCGGGTGGACAGACCGGGCGGACCCGGCCTCGGGATCGACCCCGGCCACGACGTGACGAACCGCAACAAACGCTCCGTCGTCGTCGACCTCAAGGCACCGGACGGACCCGCCCGGGTGCTCGCTCTCGCCGCCCGCGCCGACATCCTCGTCGAGGGCTACCGGCCCGGGGTCGCCGAGCGGCTCGGCGTCGGCCCCGAGGCGTGCCACGCCCGCAACCCGCGGCTGGTCTACGGCCGGATGACCGGCTGGGGCCAGGACGGCCCGCTCGCCCCGCGCGCGGGCCACGACATCGCCTACATCGCCGTCACCGGCGCCCTCGGACTGATCGGCCGCCCCGGCGAACCACCGCCCGCCCCCGCCAACCTCCTCGGCGACTACGCGGGCGGCTCCCTCTACCTCGTCGTCGGTGTTCTGGCCGCGCTCCACCACGCGCGCGTGAGCGGCACCGGGCAGGTCGTGGACGCCGCCGTCGTGGACGGCACCGCGCACCTCGCGTCGATGATCCACGGCATGGCCGCGGCCGGCGCCTGGCAGGACAGGCGCGGCGCCAACCTCCTGGACGGCGGCTGCCCCTACTACGGCACCTACGAGACCGCCGACGGCGCGCACATGGCGGTCGGCGCCCTGGAACCCCGCTTCTACGACGAGTTCGTCACCCTCCTCGGCCTCCCCGAGCACGCCGGCGCCCGCACCGACCCGACCCGCTGGGACGCCCTGCGGGAGGCGGTCGCCGCCCGCTTCCGCACCCGCACCCGGGACGAGTGGACGGCCCTCTTCGACGGCACCGACGCGTGCGTGGCGCCCGTCCTGTCGCTGCGCGAGGCCCCGCACCACCCCCACCTCGCAGCCCGCGGCACCTTCACCGACCACGGCGGACTCCTCCAGCCCGCCCCCGCGCCCCGCTTCTCCGCCACCCCGACCGCCGTCCGCACCGGCCCCGCCCTGCCCGGCGCGGGCACCGCGGACGTCGCGCGCGACTGGGACGTACCCGAGCTGACGGAGGGCCAGGAATGA